One genomic region from Anabaena sp. PCC 7108 encodes:
- a CDS encoding cupin domain-containing protein — protein sequence MEIKIEHQPTQEHLNDLGVYKWAIWQKEVSKFPWTYDSQETCYFLEGDVIVTPDGGQPVQMGKGDFVTFPAGMSCMWEITKDVKKHYCFD from the coding sequence ATGGAAATTAAAATCGAGCATCAACCTACTCAAGAACATCTCAACGATTTAGGTGTATATAAATGGGCAATTTGGCAAAAAGAAGTTTCCAAATTCCCGTGGACTTATGATTCTCAAGAAACTTGTTACTTCTTAGAAGGTGATGTAATTGTAACTCCAGATGGAGGACAACCAGTGCAAATGGGTAAAGGTGATTTTGTAACTTTTCCCGCAGGTATGTCTTGTATGTGGGAAATTACCAAAGACGTAAAAAAACATTATTGCTTTGATTAG
- a CDS encoding Mo-dependent nitrogenase C-terminal domain-containing protein: MITTNSQPIILPTLINPMGESHQAGNKSDFLQPIRQKLDGMEIQNRKLAKFIAKLIPAQCPFERDIIVFGRKIAHIPPMCKLNPLYDEFVGLRFRALCYLVDQCGEDIQSYC; the protein is encoded by the coding sequence ATGATCACAACCAATAGTCAACCTATCATTCTCCCTACTTTGATTAACCCTATGGGAGAAAGCCACCAAGCCGGTAATAAATCTGACTTCTTACAACCAATACGTCAAAAGTTGGATGGAATGGAGATTCAGAACCGCAAATTAGCTAAATTTATTGCCAAACTGATTCCTGCTCAGTGTCCATTTGAACGCGATATTATCGTTTTTGGTCGTAAAATCGCTCACATTCCCCCAATGTGTAAGCTAAATCCCCTGTATGATGAATTTGTAGGCTTGCGTTTTCGTGCATTGTGTTATTTAGTAGATCAGTGTGGAGAAGATATTCAATCCTACTGCTAA
- a CDS encoding HAD family hydrolase: MNLQQLRNIRLVATDMDGTLTNEGKFTSVLLQALENLATAEVKVLIVTGRSAGWVSGLSSLMPVAGAMAENGGLFYLSPNLQPVALTPISDLVAHRQHLAKVFEKLQIQYPQIRESDDNRFRVTDWTFDVACLSLSELQNINSICQQMGWGFTYSNVQCHIKPQGQDKAVGLLQVLRQYFPEYSPEQIVTVGDSPNDESLFNSRYFPISVGVANVRQYANQLQYQPAYITTAAEGEGFCELSNYILQSFSTSHLS, encoded by the coding sequence ATGAATCTACAGCAATTGAGGAATATTCGTCTCGTGGCCACAGATATGGATGGCACTTTGACGAACGAGGGAAAATTTACATCAGTACTGTTACAAGCCTTAGAAAATTTAGCTACAGCTGAAGTAAAGGTACTGATTGTCACAGGACGTTCAGCCGGATGGGTAAGTGGACTAAGTAGCTTAATGCCAGTTGCTGGTGCTATGGCAGAAAACGGCGGTTTATTCTACCTATCTCCAAATCTCCAACCAGTAGCTTTGACCCCCATTTCTGACTTAGTTGCACATCGTCAACATTTAGCCAAAGTCTTTGAAAAATTACAAATTCAATATCCCCAAATTAGAGAATCTGATGATAATCGCTTTCGTGTCACTGACTGGACATTTGATGTAGCTTGTTTGAGCCTAAGTGAACTACAAAATATTAATAGTATTTGTCAGCAAATGGGTTGGGGATTTACTTACAGCAATGTCCAGTGTCACATTAAACCCCAAGGACAAGATAAGGCTGTGGGATTGTTGCAAGTACTACGTCAATACTTCCCCGAATATTCACCTGAACAAATAGTGACTGTTGGTGATAGTCCCAATGATGAGAGTTTATTTAATAGTCGCTATTTCCCTATTTCTGTAGGTGTGGCCAATGTGCGGCAATATGCAAATCAGTTGCAGTATCAACCTGCTTATATAACGACTGCGGCTGAAGGAGAAGGATTTTGCGAGTTGTCTAATTATATTTTACAAAGTTTTTCAACCTCACACCTATCCTAA
- a CDS encoding creatininase family protein, with amino-acid sequence MLLHLSTWTEVETYLQKSQGIILPIGSTEQHGPTGLIGTDAICAESISKGVGEATQAMVAPTINVAMALHHTAFPGTISLRPSTLILVVKDYLTCLVKAGFTKFYFINGHGGNIATLKAAFSETYAHLEDLQIPNSSKVQCQIANWFMGSSVYKLAKELYGNQEGSHATPSEVAVTQYVYPEAIKKAYLSPEVASGHKIYSAVDFRLRYPDGRMGSNPDLATPEHGKQFYDLAVEELSKGYLEFMKGE; translated from the coding sequence ATGCTCTTACATTTAAGCACTTGGACGGAAGTTGAAACTTATTTACAAAAATCTCAAGGAATTATTTTACCAATTGGTTCGACGGAACAACATGGACCTACGGGATTAATTGGTACTGATGCAATTTGTGCAGAATCTATATCAAAAGGTGTTGGGGAAGCAACTCAAGCTATGGTTGCACCAACAATAAATGTGGCAATGGCATTACATCATACTGCTTTTCCGGGAACAATTAGTTTACGTCCTAGCACTTTAATTTTAGTAGTTAAAGATTATTTAACTTGTTTAGTCAAAGCTGGTTTTACTAAGTTCTATTTTATTAATGGACATGGGGGAAATATTGCGACTCTCAAAGCTGCTTTTTCTGAAACTTACGCTCATTTAGAAGATTTACAAATTCCCAATTCCTCAAAAGTTCAATGTCAAATTGCTAATTGGTTTATGGGTAGTTCTGTGTACAAACTTGCTAAAGAATTATATGGTAATCAAGAAGGTTCTCATGCTACCCCTAGCGAAGTAGCTGTTACCCAATATGTTTATCCAGAAGCAATTAAAAAAGCATATCTTTCTCCAGAAGTTGCTAGTGGACATAAAATTTATAGTGCTGTTGATTTTCGTTTACGTTATCCAGATGGCCGTATGGGTTCAAATCCAGATTTAGCAACCCCAGAACATGGTAAGCAATTTTATGATTTGGCTGTGGAGGAATTGAGTAAGGGATATTTGGAATTTATGAAGGGGGAATAG
- the devC gene encoding ABC transporter permease DevC has product MGQKIPLSWLQLTREKTRLVVALSGIAFADILMFMQLGFRDALYYSNVRMHESLKGDIVLINSQSNAVLAMKPFSQRRLYKTLDLPEVQSVYPIYLDYTSWKNPITGRPRSILTFGINPEVNVFDLPGVDENLNKLKLPDVVLFDRSSRLEYGPIAEDVDQGKLVTAEVRRRRIKVVGLFTLGASFGADGNLITSDVNFLRLFSNRQRGLIDIGLIKLKPGADLAVVTQYLRTYLPTDINVLTKQEFIDFERNYWASSTAIGFIFTLGTIMGFIVGTVIVYQILYTEVTDHLSEYATLKAIGYTQNYLLTVILQEAFMLAVLGYVPGFACALVMYKVARDATLLPVAMSNYRAVMVLLLTIIMCFISGIIAMRKLRSADPADIF; this is encoded by the coding sequence ATGGGTCAAAAAATCCCTCTGTCCTGGCTACAACTAACCAGAGAAAAAACTCGCCTAGTTGTAGCTTTATCAGGTATTGCCTTTGCTGACATTTTAATGTTTATGCAACTGGGTTTTCGAGATGCATTGTATTACAGTAACGTGAGAATGCATGAGAGTTTAAAAGGTGACATTGTTCTGATTAACAGTCAATCTAATGCTGTTTTAGCAATGAAACCCTTTTCTCAAAGGCGGTTATATAAAACATTAGATTTACCAGAAGTACAGTCAGTATATCCTATATACTTAGACTATACAAGCTGGAAAAATCCGATTACAGGCCGCCCTCGGAGTATTCTTACTTTTGGAATAAATCCAGAAGTTAATGTCTTTGATTTGCCTGGTGTAGATGAAAATTTAAATAAACTTAAATTGCCTGATGTTGTTTTATTTGACCGTTCTTCTAGATTAGAATATGGACCAATTGCTGAGGATGTTGATCAGGGAAAGTTGGTGACAGCAGAAGTCAGAAGGAGACGAATTAAAGTAGTAGGATTATTCACTTTAGGAGCATCTTTCGGGGCTGATGGTAATTTAATTACCAGCGATGTCAATTTTTTACGCTTATTTAGTAATCGACAGCGGGGCTTAATTGATATTGGGTTAATTAAATTAAAACCAGGAGCAGATTTAGCTGTAGTTACTCAATATTTACGAACTTACTTACCTACAGATATTAATGTTTTAACCAAGCAAGAATTTATCGATTTTGAAAGAAATTATTGGGCAAGTAGTACAGCTATTGGCTTTATTTTCACTTTAGGGACAATTATGGGTTTTATTGTCGGAACTGTAATTGTTTATCAAATTCTGTATACAGAAGTAACAGATCACTTATCTGAATATGCTACCCTTAAAGCCATCGGCTACACACAAAATTATTTGCTAACAGTCATTTTACAAGAAGCTTTTATGTTAGCAGTTTTAGGATATGTTCCAGGATTTGCTTGCGCTCTTGTTATGTACAAAGTTGCCAGAGATGCTACTCTTTTACCAGTTGCTATGAGTAATTATCGGGCTGTTATGGTACTTTTATTAACTATCATTATGTGTTTTATCTCTGGCATAATTGCTATGCGTAAATTACGTTCTGCTGATCCAGCAGATATTTTTTAA
- a CDS encoding DevA family ABC transporter ATP-binding protein, with amino-acid sequence MISKEPVISIKHINHYYGKGVLRKQILFDINLDIYAGEIVIMTGPSGSGKTTLLSLIGGLRSAQEGSLKLLGEELLGASQSKLVRMRRNIGYIFQAHNLLGFLTARQNVQMAVELNARVSQSSAIRKSEAMLGSVGLAERMNYYPDNLSGGQKQRIAIARALVNHPPLVLADEPTAALDKQSGRDVVEIMQRLAKEQGTAILLVTHDNRILDIADRIVEMEDGLLTRDAQNVAISNKAGQEVEHPR; translated from the coding sequence ATGATTAGTAAAGAACCTGTCATCTCCATCAAACATATTAACCATTACTACGGAAAAGGTGTCCTCAGAAAACAAATTTTATTTGATATTAACCTAGATATATATGCTGGAGAAATTGTAATTATGACTGGACCATCAGGTTCAGGTAAAACTACATTGTTAAGCTTAATTGGTGGTTTGCGTTCTGCACAAGAAGGAAGTTTGAAATTGTTAGGGGAAGAACTATTGGGAGCTAGTCAAAGTAAGCTGGTACGGATGCGACGCAATATTGGTTATATTTTTCAAGCTCATAATTTGTTGGGGTTTTTAACGGCTAGGCAAAATGTACAAATGGCAGTAGAATTAAATGCGAGAGTTTCTCAATCTTCAGCTATTCGTAAATCAGAAGCCATGCTGGGATCAGTTGGTTTAGCAGAAAGGATGAACTACTACCCAGATAATTTATCAGGTGGACAAAAACAAAGAATAGCGATCGCTCGCGCTTTAGTCAATCATCCTCCACTAGTTCTAGCAGATGAACCTACGGCAGCATTAGACAAACAATCAGGACGTGACGTTGTAGAAATTATGCAGCGTCTAGCCAAAGAACAGGGAACTGCGATCTTGTTAGTAACTCATGATAACCGCATCTTAGATATCGCTGATCGCATCGTCGAAATGGAAGATGGTCTTTTAACTCGTGATGCCCAAAATGTAGCTATAAGTAACAAAGCTGGACAAGAGGTTGAACATCCTCGCTAA